In Erigeron canadensis isolate Cc75 chromosome 8, C_canadensis_v1, whole genome shotgun sequence, the DNA window GTAGGATCACATCTACTTGAAACCTGTTTTAGAGCAAGACAAAGAACATAGGTGACAAGATGGAAATATCAGGCAGGTTAAGTGACGAATGTCATATTGAATCGGGTTGAAATGAGTTATAATTAAAACCAGTTAAAACAGTCTGGAAGGGTTGATATGAGTTTCTCGAATTTGGCTCATTCAGCCCGTATGAGATAAGACATAGCCCAATTTAACTCATTCGAGATTGCCACCTCTATTTTCTATGTTTCTTTTTCAGCATAGTGCAGACTCATTTGCATTTGCCCGTAGGCTTAGTCCTATTAGGCCCATAACATAAATATGTGTGCTCTTTTTGTGTGTACACAACTAATATTAATTCCCATATATTTATTCTTCTTCAACTAATGTTCATAATACAATCAATTTGTGTGCTATCATTATTCTTGAGATTTCATACAAAGAGCCATGTGTTGAGTTCTAATAACATAAGGAGAAAAGAAATCAGCAAATGATTAACATGATAAAGTTATTTGAATATCATCAACCATAATGATGCAAAAATGTACTAATGGTGGGGTGTACTACTGATATCTATATTCATATCTAATCCACATATAAATACACATATCTCCAACATAATCTTTCACCAACTTCTGAAAAAAGAGGTCTCTAAGTACTATATTCATTGCAACTGTATAAGCTCAAAAATGGCAAAACCTTTTCTTCTTGCTCTAAAGTTTTTCATGGTCTTACCAGCCGTTGTTTGGGTATTCATTTGGGTTATGAAACCAACGCAAATATGGACAGCAAAATGGAAAGAAGCCGAAGATGCTGCAAAAACTAGTATTTTTGGTTCGAATGGTAAAGATCTTGCAGTTAATAGAggctataaataaatataatcttAAAAACATGCATTCTAAGATGGGACACCTACTTGCAGGTCTTGATTTTGCTGTTTTAACATTCCCTATTATCGTTTCCATTATGATTGGATATGTCTACTTGCATTTTAAACCAAAGGAACCCAGGAGAAGGTAATTTATAGTAAGATCATActgtaatattatttttgataatCAATTCATCAATTACCTCAAAGTGAATTAGATCATTTCTATTTGAATGTCAGACGAAGGAGGAGTTTGATCACAGCTCTATCCAACCCAATCATCGCTAATAGTTTCGTGGGTGTTTTGTCTGCCATGGAAGTCATTGTCATCTCCATCTTCATAATCTTTCTAGCATGGACGTTCTACATACGAATCTCTAATGATTTTGAGAAGATGATGCCTGACAAATCACTGAAATTAAACATGTGAGTATCACGATTGTAGACATGTGGTTAACTTATGAGCCACCGTAGTTAGATTCTCATTAAACACGGATCATTATCCTCACAAATATGTAGAGCAGTACTACATTTTGCAAGAATGAACGTTTTGGCTTAAAACTGACAACTATGATGCCTGTTTTGCATTACTTGTCCATAATTGCTTTCAAACGCATATCCAAACATCACCATAATAATAGGCACATTCTCATTCCCTATTTTCCACAGATGGCAATTTAAGATGTTTAGGGTAGCAACACGGTGTGGATTGCTTGCCGAAGCCTGCTTAGCTCTGCTTCTATTCCCAATCATGAGAGGAATGactgtttttcaattctttggTATCCAATTTGAAGCATCTGTCCGATACCATATCTGGCTTGGGACTATGATGCTATCGTTCGCCACTTTACATGGGGCTGGCACTCTATTCATATGGGGTATCAAAAACCAGATTCAAGATGaggtaatttattttgttttacctTCATTAATCATTTCGAAAAAACTTTGAAGTCaaatgaataatttttaaacttcaaaaatgaCATTAATTATTCATATTTTCAATAAAGCTAGGGAGAGATGTGTTGAATTGAACTTTATCACAAAACTACAAATAGAAAAAACTGGTATGAACATTGCAGCACACTTTATGTCAATTTCCAATAATGAAAAGTCAGGGTTTGACCTGAAAAGCTAAATTGGATTTTTCCTTGAGCAATGGGGGTACAATTGTTCACATTTCCGTTACTTTTGAAACCTCAAATCTAACTCACTGCACTAGTGCACTTGGACCAAATATCAGAAACTACACCTAGCCTTGATTTGCATGTAACTTCAGGTTAACCTCTACacacaagaaagaaaaaatattgtTACTGATTTCATGACAATCTCTAATTAtctcatttttctaaaataactcTTTCTTTGAACcagtataaataaaatataataccGAAACTTGAAGGGGGATTAGGGATTTCAACGCAAAAAATACTTGTCTGAACCCAAATCGTGAAGACAACTACAGATTTTTTGATTTAGTACATCGGACATCTAGAAGTATGTgaataaattgatatatttaatatatattaataagaattaatataatataatataatataatatgtaagTATAAGGAAAACTCAtttttttaagaacaaacaGGCATGCTAACGTGTCCAGTACTTCAGTTCAGTAAACCACCTTTAGTGAAAGTACTGATCTTAATCTGAACCATATGATGAGGTCAACATCCGGTTAGCGGTTTAATTTAAGTTGATGTTGAAAAGTTTTTTATCAACACGCCATTGGGAGGAGGAATTTAAACTATATTATCAAAGTGTACATATAACGActcatttttgttgtttttactGAGAAAAAACAGATATGGAAATGGCAGAAAACCGGAAGAATATACCTGGCCGGGGAAATATCACTTGTTGCGGGATTAGTCATCTGGATCACATCACTTCCACAAGTGAGAAGAAAAAGATTTGAAATCTTCTACTACACACACCACTTGTATATCATCTTCATCGTTTTTTTCTTGTTTCACACTGGAGACCGTCATTTCTACATGGTATTCCCTGCCATTTTTCTTTATGTCATCGAGAGGTTACTCAGAATTATACAATCAAGGCCAGAAACGTGCATTATTTCTGCTCGAATTTTCCCTTTCAGAGCTATTGAACTTATACTGCCAAAAGAACCAGGTAAAAATTCCGCTACGTATTAGTCAATTTGTCTAGATGTGGCAGTTCGAGTTTCGACCCAACTGTTCGGGCTATGCTTTGATCTAAGTTGAATCAGAAAATTACCTAAAGAGTAATCAAGTCAAAAAGATGCTCTAACTGGTAGCAAGCCGGCCGCAACATGCATCTTTGATGTATATAGCATCCTAAATCCTTTGGCTCATATAATTATAGTACTTATacttatatacttatataataactgaaatataatattattattataagtaaaacTGACACACTAGCTACGTAGCTATTTTAAAGCCTTACCTTTTCACACAAAAAAATGACATTAAAGAAATGTTATATGCAGGACTCAAATATACCCCAACAAGTATAATCTTCTTAAAGATACCGTGCATTTCCAAGTTTCAATGGCATTCTTTTAGTATAGCTTCCAGCTCCATTGTTGATGATGATACACTGTCTGTGATCATAAAATGTGATGGATCATGGACAAATTCTCTTTATGATATAGTCCAGGGAATGTCGAATGATGGTCATCAGAGAGTGCATAGGTGCATTCCGGTTTCCGTTGAGGGACCATACGGACCAGCATCAACCGACTTCCTAAGGTACGGATAGATGTAACATTTTAGAGttatttacttatgaatgaTTCAGGTTAGGACTCATCTCTAATAGGTAAAAATGAAAAGGCGTCAAACAGGTAGACGCACTAAATGCATAAATCCTCTCAAGCTATTTTATTTAGACAATAATACTGTTTTGGTAATCACATTTGACAGCTAATTATTGATAACAGCATGAAAAATAATCATTCGTTACTGAGATTTTATTCTTCCATCTAACTTTCTAATTTATACTTCCAGCAAATATGATAGTTTGCTTCTTGTGGCTGGAGGAATTGGGGTAACTCCATTTTTGAGTATATTGCAAGAAACTTTTTCTGTTCACAGAAAGAATTTCCCGACAAAAGTACAGCTTGTTCATATAATGAAGAAACGCACTAGTGTTGGACTACTATATTCACTTCTACCACTTCTCACAAACAAAAGCACCAACGAATTTGAACTAAAGGTCAAGGCATATGTCACCCAAGAAACTCAATCTGGTGCAACGATTAGTGAACTGATATATGAGTTTTCTCAAGTTGAAACAGTCAGCTTTGACATAGGGAATATAAGTTATTCTCCAAATGGCCATGGGAGCTCACTTTCAATGGCTGCTATTGTCGGGTTCTCTTccattttgttatttgttttgataGTCACTTTCAGTAACGTCTTTTTGCCTCGTCCTAAAAAAGCTTCTtccaaagaaaaaaatatttcttcAGTAGTTGATCTTATACTTATATTCTCGTTCGTTCTATCCATTATCATCAGTGTAATTGTGTTCTTAGTTTTGAGACTGAAACATTTGAAAAAACAGCATCCATCAATGGCATTTAAGCATAAAGAAGAAGAACTGCAAGCAAGTTCCATCCAATCAAGAAATTTTGATGGACATGAACTTCATTTTGGATCAAGGCCCGACTTCTACGGTACATCTTTCTTAAGGCctattatattcatttttatattgaaaagcaactagtacatatataatatatttattatcaaACTTCACTTGATAAAATACAGATAAAAGAAAATCCACCCTCTGTGATCATAAGGTGTAAAAAACAgtaagtaaatataaaaaagagaaaaatgacTGTATCTACTTTGACCCTAACAAAATCAACCTCTTAAAGCTTACTACGTCTTAATTCAAACCCTCCACTTCGTTAGACCAATTAAAGATTACAATCTCAGCTCAAATTTGGGTGAAGGGGCAATTTGGGCTATACTTTACCTTGAgatgtcaaatgggtaaaactTTCTCTACAACGAAAATGGCTTGCACCAAGCAAAAGTCCCTGAATTGTATTCAAAATGTATTGAACCTTTTAATTGTTCATCAGATCATCATTATAAGTTTGTAACATTAACTAGAAGTGGGAGAAAATATGTCAGTTGGCCCATTTCGACATGTTATCCAACCAGCTCCTTTTGCCACTGTTACTAAGTACACTTATGACTTACCGACTTACCTAAATGCTCTCTAGCCGGAAAGGCATTCTCTTATGTACCTATCCcttttataaactaataatctaaCATGTGAATTGAGCAGATATATTCACAAAATTTGCAAATGAAACGGGGGGGTCCAACATAGGGGTCTTGGTATGTGGACCAGAAGAAATGAAGGAATCAGTGGCTTCACTTTGCCAGTTAAGTTCTCAAGGTTCAATCAATGATGCTCAAAGAAAGAAACCTTACTTCAATTTCCACTCCCTGAACTTCACTCTTTAGGAATGTATCTATAAGTTGTAACGATACAAGTAAAAACTTTGTTTGATTCCATAGATAAAACTTGATCATAGATTATCAGCATAGGTGTTTGGTAATCCATCTGTGCAAGTATGGTAGTCATAGTCATTTTAGTCTTTTAGAGAGATGATCTGTAACAATCTTGACCTACAAGATTAGCTATTTATAGCTGAATGACGTGTATATGTAAAGTTATATGGTCAGTGCATCACTAAGTCGTATGTCTTTGCATTCAAGTTCTTATCTAGAAATACAGAAGTGGACAACGGACCGAGACTGGACCTAAACTGGGCCATAACCCGTCCCTAATAGATATTGGTTTGGTTAATGTCCCGGCAGCTATAGTTCGGGCATGAAATCCTATGGGAGAACCGGTTGGATTCTAGATAAACAAGGTACTAGGTATAGCCAGGTTCGATGAGCTAAACCACTAGaatttactttcttttcttttccctttttttctttttgtcctTTTGCGTTGTTTGAGTTAAATACTAGATAAACGATGTTAATTCAATTTTACCCGTCTACTTACATGTtctaatataaaacaaataataagcaTGATTTGGCACAATACTAATTCCAATGGGGTCCATGGCTGCACCAACCAAAGTtgaatataatttttcaaaGAACATAGTCAGCCAGAAATTAAATAAAGAGGAAAGGTAGCTTAAGACTCCAAAAAAGATACAACTTTTTGCTTATTGATGCCATTCAAACCTCATTACTTATTTTTGATCAACTTAGAGGTGGCAAGCTAAACCCATATACCTAAAAAGAGAATGGTGGGCTCCAACCCTGTGGATTTGGTTAACCACATGTACAACACCACATGGTTACAGAAAGACGGTTATagatctcaaaaaaaaaaaaaacacctttgCTAAGCATGCACAAGCCATATGTCGAATGCGTTGAAAATTTCTTAAACTGTTAACAGTTTTAGTAttacaacctcctaaatcattttacaAGAAGAAATTAGATGATTGTTTTAATAGAATACTTTGATAATAAGATTTCATTGGTACTCATTTTGCCACAAATACCAGGTGCATAATACACATGAATTAATCCAATTTTGcaagaaatgaaacaaaatttcaagaaaaaaaaagatgtataGATGTAATGAACAAGATGCAATCAGAATTGccctaaaaaataataaacagaTCAAACTCTGAAATATAATACAAAAGTGAAGGAAGAATATAGTTACAATGGAAGTGACAGTGGCCGTGTTGGTGGGTGGTTATGGCGATGGCTcttttttactttcttgtagCATAATTGTTGGAGCAACAGAGGTATCCTCCCCCAACAAGATTGCCACTACCTCGCTCATAGTCGGCCTGTGTTGTGGGTCAGGGTGGCAACAACTTAAACCAAGTTTCAACACCCCTTCCATCTCTTCCACCAGATACTGCCCCTTAATTCTTTGATCTGCAAGCTCCCCTAACTTTCCCTCCATATACTTCTCTCTAACCAAATCCACCAAAATCATATCCTCCTCCCTCTCCTGCCATGTTTCAATAGGTTTCCGCCCACACGCCACCTCTAGCACCACCACACCAAAGCTATAAACATCACTAGCTGCGTTTGGTGATGCCAGCATAGCTAGCTCGGGTGCCAGATACCCGAGTGTACCCACGACCCTTGTAGTCCCGGGCTCCTCCCCTTGTGCATACAGCTTTGCTAATCCAAAATCACCCAACCGGCCTCTCATATCCAAATCCAATAACACATTACTCGACTTGATATCTCTATGCACCACCACTTGTTCCCACCCATTATGTAAATAGTTCAAACCCTCGGCTACATCCGCCAACACTTTCTTCCGTCCTTCCCAACCCAAAACACTCTTCGGCTTATCAAAAATCCATGTGTTAAGACTTCCATTCGGCATGTAATCATAAACAAGCAACAACTCATTCCGTTTTCTACACCAACCTTTCATTTGAACCAAATTCTTATGTTGAAGCCTACCCATACTTTCAATCTCCGCCATAAATTCCTTCAATCCTTGTTTGGAATCATGATTCACACATTTCACAGCCACTTCCGTCTTATTACTCAACGTCCCCTTATAAACTTTACCAAACCCACCCGCCCCAAGAAGTTCACTATCCGAAAACCCATTAGTAGCTCCTTTCAACTCCTCATAAGAATACCGATGAGGCCAATACTCAAGCTCCCAATCTTCAACctcatcctcttcttcatcctTCTTTCCCCAATACACACAAACATAATAACCAAAACCTACCAAACACAAAAACCCCACCACCGACCCAATAATCACACCCGCTTTCCCACCACTCGACAAACCAGACCCcgacccctcccctcccctccctaAAAAAACCGGCAAACCGGTAGTATTGATATCCCTAGCCACACCCGTATCACTAAAACTCCAAGCTAAAATCCTCTGCGCCTCAACCCAAGTCGTCTTAGAAGCAGAAAATCCAACATACATCTCCCTAGACACAAACTCCCGAATCCTCGAATTCCTATACGTCAACAACGGCCTAACGGGTCTGCCCACCCCAACGGGCGCAATCCTGACATTAAACTCTTCCCTAGCCCCATCAAACTCAATCCAGGCATGTACATTTTGCCCGTTTCGCATCTCGACACTAACGAAACTACCATTCCTACTATAATAACCAGCAGACACATACTCCTCAGACTGAACATTATTCAAATCAATTCCAACATGATTATTATTACTCTCATTAAACTCGGTATTCAAACCGGTATCGAATTCCACCGCAATCAACGGCGCGACATTTCGCGCCGGAGAACCGGTGAAAAGCCCTAAATACTGGCCGCCGACGGCGCCGTTGGGCTCGGTAGAATTCGATAACACAAAAGTGAGACCAAAACCTGGTGTGGAACTATCTTCAGGCAATATTGAGAATACAAATTGAGTTGAAAATGAAGTTAATGTTGAGTTAGTTATACCTGATCCGGATGAATTGGATCCGGGTCGGATCATTTGGATAGGAGTGGAGTAAAAGGCCCGCCCGATGGACCATTGATTGGAGTCGTTAGAGAGACGGATGGTTGGCGGTTCGAAACGTGCGTCCCGGATTAATAGGAGGTTGTTAGTGGTGGCTGTGAAGGAGTTGTATAGGAAGTCTGTGGCggttattggtggtggtgatagaTATAGGAGGATTTGTATGTATAGAATAATGATTGTGAGTGTGTTCATTTTTGTGAAAAATGAGTTGAATTGGTGTGATTAGAGTTGAGGTTTCATGATggtggttttaacttttaaggtGCGAAATTGTGAATGATTATATTAGAGCTGGTTTGAATTATTGTGTGAAAACATGGggatgtatcatgtatgtatgtaataaTGGAATGGAATATATTTGCTTTGTTTTTGTATGAAAAGgatttgattgattaaagaGGGTATTAGTCAAACATGTCATCTACTTGTAACAAGAGTTGGTCATTTGGAATAGTCAAAACATCCTTTAAATAGATATGACTTATAGTAGGTCACCTGGAaggacaacaacaacaacaacgttCTATGACTTCTATCTAGATGTTTAATtgttgtatataaaataaatcaagGACCATATTCCATGTAGCTAATTGTTTTTGTCCTAGACAATAAGGatttacgagtatatataaGATATGAGCGATTTCTTTCATAGTtccatagatatatataagatatgttTGTGGCACCAAGAACTGGCAAGAATAATCATGTTGGTCAAGTGCAAGTTAGTTATGTGACGACATAAAGTTAAGAATATCTTTAATCGGAATGGCATCATGGACAGTTAGCAACCGAAAGCGCCGACATTGAGGggatacaagtatatatatttgtgtcaCATGTATCGAGAGCaagttgtagccttgtaggcAATCATCGATACACATTTTAGTTGGCATAGCTATGTATTGAAATTCAACTTAACAACTCTTGTTTtattgaaacatatatatacatatatctacaGCTTCTTTAGTTAGCCAGTAGTAAAATCAAACTAGCATAGTACGATTATTACGTAGCATGATACATGCTAACAGGCTTATATAGTGATATACAATAGAAAGTCAAAATGCAACTATTAACTAAGGGAAGTGATATAGCTACAACAAAttttaaccatctacaacaattattGTATAATACAATTGTACACAGGG includes these proteins:
- the LOC122578143 gene encoding ferric reduction oxidase 8, mitochondrial, translating into MAKPFLLALKFFMVLPAVVWVFIWVMKPTQIWTAKWKEAEDAAKTSIFGSNGLDFAVLTFPIIVSIMIGYVYLHFKPKEPRRRRRRSLITALSNPIIANSFVGVLSAMEVIVISIFIIFLAWTFYIRISNDFEKMMPDKSLKLNIWQFKMFRVATRCGLLAEACLALLLFPIMRGMTVFQFFGIQFEASVRYHIWLGTMMLSFATLHGAGTLFIWGIKNQIQDEIWKWQKTGRIYLAGEISLVAGLVIWITSLPQVRRKRFEIFYYTHHLYIIFIVFFLFHTGDRHFYMVFPAIFLYVIERLLRIIQSRPETCIISARIFPFRAIELILPKEPGLKYTPTSIIFLKIPCISKFQWHSFSIASSSIVDDDTLSVIIKCDGSWTNSLYDIVQGMSNDGHQRVHRCIPVSVEGPYGPASTDFLSKYDSLLLVAGGIGVTPFLSILQETFSVHRKNFPTKVQLVHIMKKRTSVGLLYSLLPLLTNKSTNEFELKVKAYVTQETQSGATISELIYEFSQVETVSFDIGNISYSPNGHGSSLSMAAIVGFSSILLFVLIVTFSNVFLPRPKKASSKEKNISSVVDLILIFSFVLSIIISVIVFLVLRLKHLKKQHPSMAFKHKEEELQASSIQSRNFDGHELHFGSRPDFYDIFTKFANETGGSNIGVLVCGPEEMKESVASLCQLSSQGSINDAQRKKPYFNFHSLNFTL
- the LOC122578144 gene encoding L-type lectin-domain containing receptor kinase S.1, translated to MNTLTIIILYIQILLYLSPPPITATDFLYNSFTATTNNLLLIRDARFEPPTIRLSNDSNQWSIGRAFYSTPIQMIRPGSNSSGSGITNSTLTSFSTQFVFSILPEDSSTPGFGLTFVLSNSTEPNGAVGGQYLGLFTGSPARNVAPLIAVEFDTGLNTEFNESNNNHVGIDLNNVQSEEYVSAGYYSRNGSFVSVEMRNGQNVHAWIEFDGAREEFNVRIAPVGVGRPVRPLLTYRNSRIREFVSREMYVGFSASKTTWVEAQRILAWSFSDTGVARDINTTGLPVFLGRGGEGSGSGLSSGGKAGVIIGSVVGFLCLVGFGYYVCVYWGKKDEEEDEVEDWELEYWPHRYSYEELKGATNGFSDSELLGAGGFGKVYKGTLSNKTEVAVKCVNHDSKQGLKEFMAEIESMGRLQHKNLVQMKGWCRKRNELLLVYDYMPNGSLNTWIFDKPKSVLGWEGRKKVLADVAEGLNYLHNGWEQVVVHRDIKSSNVLLDLDMRGRLGDFGLAKLYAQGEEPGTTRVVGTLGYLAPELAMLASPNAASDVYSFGVVVLEVACGRKPIETWQEREEDMILVDLVREKYMEGKLGELADQRIKGQYLVEEMEGVLKLGLSCCHPDPQHRPTMSEVVAILLGEDTSVAPTIMLQESKKEPSP